The stretch of DNA GGGGACCGCCGCGGCGGCGCCGACTGCGCCGCCGGATGCGGTGACCGTGGTCAGGTAGTGCTTCTCCAGACGCCGGATGATCGCCTCCGGCGAGTCACCCGGGTGCTTGCGTCGAACGCTCTGGACGTACCGGGCGACGGCGGGCTGTTGCAGTCGCTGCGCCTTGTCGACCAGCGTCGTCACGACGAGTCCGGGGGAACGTCCCGACGGCCGATCGGCGTCGGCGGGGAGGCTGGACGTCCGGGTGGCGACGTCTGTGGACTTCTTGGATCCGAACATTCTGTCGTCCTCTCTCCGGTCGGTGCACGGCCGTGCGCGGTTCGCGTCGAACCGCCTCCGTACAACCGATGTCCTCGTCCATTATTCCTGGCCGTCGTCACCGGCGGCGGGTGGCGACCCACACAGCGCATCGGTGTTAGGGTTCGCAACGTTCGATACGAGAAGAGGGTGCGACCGGTATGGCATTACCTGTGGAATCGACGTTCAAGCCGGTCACCGACCGTCCCTGGGCCGCGCTGTTCGCGCTGTGTCTCGGGTTCTTCATGATCCTCGTCGACATGACGATCGTGGCCGTCGCGCAACCGGAGATCAAAGCGTCGCTCGACGCGAGCGTCACCGGAATCGTGTGGGTGACCAGCGCGTATCTGCTGACCTACGCGGTGCCGCTGTTGATCACCGGTCGGTTGGGCGACAAGATCGGTCCGAAGATCGTCTTCCAAGCGGGTCTGGTGGTGTTCACCGCCGCGAGCGTGTGGTGCGGGCTGTCCGGATCGATCGGCGAGCTGATCGTCGCACGCGGTCTGCAGGGTGTGGGCGCGGCTCTCATCACCCCGCAGACCATGGCGCTGATCACGCGCATGTTCCCGCCGGAGCGACGCGGTGCCGCGATGGGCGTGTGGGGGACCGTCGCCGGTGTGGCGACCGCCGTCGGACCGCTGCTGGGCGGTGTGCTGACCGACTCGTTCGGCTGGGAGTGGATCTTCTTCGTGAATCTGCCGGTCGGTGTTCTGGCACTGGTCCTCGCGCAGATCCTGGTGCCCACCGTGGAGACGCACGATCACAAGTTCGACTGGATCGGCGTGGTGCTGTCGGCGATCGGACTGAGCGCCGTCGTCTTCGGCATCCAGGAGGGTGAGAGCTTCGACTGGACCGCCTGGATCTGGATCCTGATCGGCGGCGGGCTGGTGTTCCTCGGCGTGTTCGTGTGGTGGCAGGCACGCACCAGCGGTGAACCGCTCGTCCCGCTGAGCCTGTTCCGCAATCGCAACTTCACCCTCAGCAACGTCGGCATCGCATCGATGGGCTTCGCCGTCTCGGGATCGATGATCCCGATCATGTTCTTCCTGCAACTCGTGGGCGGGATGTCGCCGACACGGTCGGCGCTGATCATGGTGCCGATGGCGGTGATGACCGGTGTCCTCGCGCCGCTGGTCGGTCGGGTGCTCGACACAGTGCACCCGAGCCTGATCATCGCGTCCGGGCTGCTCGGCTACGCCGTGGCGACCGTCTGGTTGAGCCTGGTGATGGATCCGGCGTCGCCGGTCTGGTCGATGCTCCTGCCGACCGTCCTGATGGGCGTGTCCAGCGCGGGGATCTGGGCTCCGTTGGGAGCCACCGCGACGCGTGATCTGCCGTGGCACCAGGCGGGCGCGGGTGCGGGGGTCTACAACACGACGCGGGTGGTCGGTTCGGTGATCGGCGCATCGGCCATCGGCGCGCTGATGACCTCGCGGCTGGCCGCGAACCTGCCCGGCGCCGATTTCAACCACAGCGACACCCCGGACGTCGGTCGACTGCCGGCGATGGTCCGCGGCGGATTCGCCGACGCCATGGGGCAGTCCGTCCTCCTCGGGGCCGGGATACTCCTCGTGGGCTTCGTCTGCACCCTGTTCCTCAAGCGGCCGGCACACCAGCGGTAGGCGTCGGAGTCCCGAATTGTCGGAGGCGGATCGTAGTATCGGTGCGAGTTCGATTCCAAGCGTGGAAGTGAGGTCGCGGTGACCGAGCCGCTGTTCGACGTGGAGCCGCTGTCGCTCTTCGATCTGCCCGAGGAGGCGACGAAGCCGGCGACGCCGAAGGCGCCCCGGGTGGTCGAGAGCCCGCAGACTCCACCCGACGCGGTCGTCGATCCGCACGTGCGGTTCCTGCACACCGCCGACTGGCAGTTGGGCATGACGCGTCGGTTCCTGACCGGGGAGGCACAGCACACCTACGCCGCCGCCCGTGATGCCGCGGTCGTGCGGATCGGTGAGGTCGCCGCGGAGACCGGTGCCGAATTCGTCGTGGTCTGCGGCGACGTCTTCGACGATCCGCGCGTGTCGACCCGCGTCATTCGACGCACGCTCGACGCCCTCGGCGCGTATCCGGTGCCGGTGTATCTGCTGCCCGGCAATCACGACCCGTACGACGCGACGAGCGTCTACACGTCGGCGGCGTTCGTCGACGCCTGCCCGGGCAACGTCCACGTCTTGAGCGCCGCGGGCGTGGTTCGTGTGCGCGACGGGGTGAGCATCGTCGCCGCGCCGTGGTACTCGAAGCATCCGACGGCCGATCTCGTGGCCGAGCAGCTCGCGGGGCTGGCGCCCTCGGACGACATCCGGATCGTCGTCGGTCACGGCGGTATGGACTCGTTGAGTCCCAACCCGGATCCGTCGATCGTTCGGCTCGCCGGACTCGATGCGGCGGCGGCGAGCGACCTGGTCGACTACGTCGCGCTCGGCGACCGCCACTCGGTGACGTCGGTCGGCGACTCCGGGCGCGTCTGGTACTCGGGGGCGCCGGAGGTGACGGCCTTCGACAATGTCGAGACCGAGCCGGGGCACGTCCTGGACGTGACGCTGCGACGCGGCGGCGAGCGGGCCGTCGAGGTGCGGCGACACAAGGTGGGGCAGTGGTCGTTCCGCACGATCGGCCTCGACGTCACCGGCGCCGACGACGTGCGGCGGCTACGTGCCACGCTCGAGGAGATCCCCGACAAGCCGCGCACCGTCGTCCAGTTGGCGCTGGTCGGCACCCTGACGGTGTCGGAGAACGTGATGCTCGAGACCTTGTTGGAGGAGGCCGCCGATCGCTTCGCGGCGGTGAAGTTCTGGGATCGGCGGCACGATCTGACGGTGATCTCGGACGCGGGTGATCTCGACGACCTCGAACTCGCGGGGTACGCCGCGCAGGCGGCCGCCGAACTCGCCGACCGGGCGAGGGCCGACGCCGACGCGGGCGACGAGGACCCGGATGCGGCGGCCGCTCGATCGGCACTGTCCCTGCTGTATCGGCTTGCCGGAGCGGCGCGATGAGACTCCATCGACTCAGAGTGACCGATTTCCGCGGAGTCGCCGACCGCGAGGTGGTGTTCGCCGACAACGGTGTCACCGTCATCGAGGGGGAGAACGAGGCGGGCAAGTCGACCATGGTCGAAGCGCTCGACCTGTTGCTGACGACGCGCGCCAACAGCACCAAGGCCGTCGTGCGCGATGTGCAGCCCGCCGGGCGAGACATCGGCAGCGAGGTGTTCGCCGAGATCAGCTGCGGCGAGTACCGCTTCGAATACTTCAAACGATTCAACAAGTCGCCGGAGACCGCACTCACGGTGCTCGAACCGGCCCCGGAGCAGCTCACCGGCCGACCCGCGCACGAACGCGTCGAGCAGATCCTCGGCGCCGCGCTCGATTCGACGCTGTACCGCGCGCTGCGCCTGCTGCAGTCGTCCGATCCCGAGTTGGGCGATCTCACCGACAGTTCCGCGCTCTCGCGAGCCCTCGACAGGGCCGCCGGTGAGGCGAACGACGAGACCGCGGACTCCCCGGAGTCCCAGGAACTGGTCGCCGCGGTGACCAAGGAGTATCTCCGGTACTTCACCGCGGCGCAGGGCCGTCCGAGCGGGGAACTCCTGCATGCGCAGAATGCCGCGGCGACCGCTGCGGCAGCCGTCGCCGAACGGGAGCGGCTGCTCGAGTCGGTGCAGGAGGCCGCCGACCGCCTGCCCGAGGTGGTGGCGGAGATCGCCGAGGCGGCGGCCGGGGAGTCGCGGCAGCGGGTGGACGTCTCGACGTTGGCCGCGCAGGTCGCCGAGGCCGATGCGGTCGGCGACCGGCTGGCCGCCGCGAAGGCCGTCGTCGCCCGGGAGGAGATGGCCGTCGAGGCCGCGCAGGCAGCGGTCCGTGAGCGGGCCGGGCTGCGGGCGCGCCTCGGGCAGGCCGAGTCGGAGATCGCGACCACCACCACGGCCGTCCAGGACGCGCGGGCCGCCGCGGAGGTGGCGGGTCAGCGCGCCGCCGAGACCGCCGAACAGATCCTGGTCGCGCAGCGTCAGCTCGACGACGTGCGGGCGTGGATCGAACACGCGGAGGCGGCCGAGCGGACCGCCGCCGAACGCAGACGGCTCGCCGACACCGACGCTACGATCGCCGAGGCGACCCGGTTACGCGACGAGATCGCCGACGCGACGACGTCGGTCGCCGTGCTCAGCGCGACCCCGGAGGACGCCGAGCGCGCCGCGGTCCTCGATCGGGACGTCGCCGCGGCGAGAGCGCGATTGGAGGCCGGAGCACCGACCGTGACGGTCACGCCGCTGGCCGGTGAGGTCACGGTCGACGGCGTGGGAGTCGACGCCGAGCAGACCGTGTCGGGTGCGTCGTCCACCGTCGTCGAATCGGCGTCTGTCCGCGTCGAGGTGACCGCGGGAGCCGATGTCCGGGCGCTCGCCGACGATCTCGCGCGACTCGAGGCCTCGGCCGCCGAACTCGTGGATCGCTGCGGTGTGGCCGCGCTGTCGGAGGTGGCGGGTGCGGCCGCTCGGCGGACCGACCTCCTGCGCGTGGTGCGCGAGGGCGAGCGTGCCCTGGCGCGCGTGCTCGACGGACGCGATTTCGACGCCGTGACGACGCTGCGCGCCGAGATCGCCGCGCGGATCCCCGACACGGCGCGATCGGCACCCGAGCGGGCAGACGATTTGGGCGCCCTGCGGGTGCGTGAGCGTGAACTCGCCGCCGCCGTCGCCGAGGTGCAACGTGCGCGCGACGCTGAACTCCATCGAGGCAACGAGGAGCGGAGCAAGGCGCAGGCCTGGGAGTCCTCGGGCGCCACCGCCCGCGTCACGGCGCTGACCCTGCGCGACGAGCTCGCGACCGTCGTCGAGACAGCGTCCGACGTCGCACTCGACGAGACGGCCACCGGGGCCGCGGAGAGGCTCTCCGCCGCGAAGGGCGCCGAGGCCAAGATCGCCGCCGAATCCGTCCGCCTCGATGCCGCCGGTGTGCGCGCCAAGCACGCCGAGGCCGAGGCGGCGCTCGAGCGCACCAGGACGCGGCTGACGCACCAGCGGAAGCTGCAGGCCGAGTTGTCGACCCGGATCGAGGTGTGCCGCAACGACGGACGCCTGGACGAGTTGTCGGACGCCGTCGCCGAGAACGATGCCGCACAGGCCGCCTTGCGCCGAGTGACCGAACGCGCGGAGGGCGCTCGCGTCCTGCATGAGACCCTCCAGCGCAAACGCGCCGAATCGCGGGCTCGGTACGTCGATCCGTTCGCACGACGGCTGGAGGAGTTGGCCGCGCCGGTGTTCGGCGACGGCGTCCGCTTCTCCGTCGGAGACGACTTCCAGATCGTTTCGCGCACCCTCGACGGTGTCACCGTCGACGTCACCGCGTTGTCCGGCGGAGCCCGCGAACAGCTGGGTCTGCTGGCCCGATTGGCGTGCGCGTCGCTGGTCGACGAGGCCGACGGCGTCCCCGTGATCCTCGACGACGCACTCGGATACACCGACCCCAAACGTCTCGCATCGATGTCGTCGGTGATCGGTGCGGCCGGACCGAACGCCCAGATCATCGTCCTGACCTGCACGCCAGACCGATACCGGGGCGTCCGGGACGCGACGCTGATCGCGGTGTGACGCCCCCGTGTTGGGACTACGAACCTCGGTGCGCTAATGTTGCTTTCGCTTGATCCGCCCCCCTAGCTCAGGGGATAGAGCGTCTGCCTCCGGAGCAGAAGGTCGTAGGTTCGAATCCTACGGGGGGCACAGCAATGACCAGCGATTTCCCGAGATCGCTGGTCTTCGTGCTTTATAGGCGGGGCGATCAGGGGCCTTTAACCCCGATGGGGGCCATTGACGTATGTCTGCACCCCGACCGGAATCGATTCCGGTCGGGGTGCAGACGAGCGACGTCGTCGGCGCTGTCAGTCGACGGCGACCATGACGTCCGACGCCTTGACGACGGCATAGGCCTTGGCGCCGACCCGGAGGCCGAGTTCCGCGACGGCCTCGTTGGTGATCGATGCGGTGATGACGTTGCCGCCGCCGATGTCGATGCGCACGTGGGCGGTGGTCGCGCCCGTGGTGACCTCGGTGACGGTTCCTTCGACGGTGTTGCGTGCGCTGATCTTCACGAGCGATCTCCTATGCTTCGAGTGGAAGGTGATAGGGAGATCTCAGCAGGTCAGGAGCGGTGATTCAACGCCGATGCGGGATCGACCAGGGAGCCGATCTCACGCGGATGCGGCGGCGACGGTCCCCGACGCCGCCGAGTGCGAACCGCGACCCCCAGCACCGCCCGCAGATGCGTGCCGACGGCCGATCGTCGAGTGTGATGCATCTCATGGACGATCGGTCCCGGATCCGGCGGTCACGTCCCCTCACTGCGACGCATCCGGCCCGACTCGTCTCCCGGCGATGCGATCTCGCCTGCTGCCACCGGCCGTCGGTCAGTCCCATGACATGGTCAGGATCCGGTGGTCTTCGGGCACCGCGGGGATGTCGGAGAAGTCGTCCTCGTCGTACGACATGCCCTCCCAGACGCCGTCCGACTCCAGACTGTCGGTGTCGAGACGCTCCTCCACCTCGTCCTCGTCGAGGGAGGTGCAGATCGCGATCGATTCGGCGGCGACACCCTCGTAGTCGTCGTCGAACATCTCCTCGTGAAGTTGTACGCGAACCCAGGCGACATCGGCGTCCGCTTCGAAGCGGGTGAGTCGTTCGGCGATCTCGACGAGGTCGGGACGGCCGTATCCGCGCTGGTTCGGGGCGATCGAGTCCTCGTGCGGGTTGTCGGCGAAGAACTCGTCGATCGTCAGCAACGGAATCTGTTCGTCGGCGTCGAGATAGCGCTCCAGAATGTCCTCGCGGGAGATCACGACTCGACGATAACGCGGGAATGCGGCGCGTGCTGCCCATCACGTCGATGTGCTGTCACAGGAGCGCGTCGGCCGGTGTCCCATGAGTGCAAGGATGAAGACACTGACCGGGAGGCAGCAATGAAGATCGTGGTGGCAGGTGCCGGATACGCCGGAACGACGGCGGCGAATCGGTTGGCGCGCAAGATCGACGAAGCACAGATCACCGTCGTGAACCCGAGCCCGGACTTCGTCGAACGGGTGCGACTCCACGAGATGATCGCAGGCAGCGGATCGGCGACGAGGCCGTTGCGCGAGATGCTCCATGAGCGGATCGATCTGGTGGTCGCATCGATCGAGGAGATCGGCGACGGCGTCGTGACACTGTCGACGGGGCAGGACCTGGCGTTCGACAGGCTCGTGTACGCGGTCGGCAGCTCGAACGAGGCGCCGCAGGGTACGTACGCGCTCGGCGGCGCCGATCAGGCGGCGCGGGCCCACGAGAAGCTGACCGAGCTCGGCGCGGGTGCGACGGTGACCGTGGTCGGCGGCGGACTCACCGGGCTCGAAGCGGTCTCGGAGGTCGCGACCGTACGCCCGGACCTGAGCGTCTGCATCGTCAGCGAGGAGTTCGGTGCGTCGCTGAGCGACGGTGCGCGCGGCCGCGTCCTGGACGTGCTGCGCAGCCTCGGCGTCGAGATCGTGACCGGCCGCTGGACCCCGGACGACGACGCCGATCTGGTCCTGTGGGCGATCGCCGGCGGTGTGCACGAGCTGACCGCGACCAGCCCGCTGGCCGTCGACGCCGCGGGCCGCGTCGCCGTCGACGAGTTCCTGCGGAGCA from Gordonia humi encodes:
- a CDS encoding metallophosphoesterase, which gives rise to MRFLHTADWQLGMTRRFLTGEAQHTYAAARDAAVVRIGEVAAETGAEFVVVCGDVFDDPRVSTRVIRRTLDALGAYPVPVYLLPGNHDPYDATSVYTSAAFVDACPGNVHVLSAAGVVRVRDGVSIVAAPWYSKHPTADLVAEQLAGLAPSDDIRIVVGHGGMDSLSPNPDPSIVRLAGLDAAAASDLVDYVALGDRHSVTSVGDSGRVWYSGAPEVTAFDNVETEPGHVLDVTLRRGGERAVEVRRHKVGQWSFRTIGLDVTGADDVRRLRATLEEIPDKPRTVVQLALVGTLTVSENVMLETLLEEAADRFAAVKFWDRRHDLTVISDAGDLDDLELAGYAAQAAAELADRARADADAGDEDPDAAAARSALSLLYRLAGAAR
- a CDS encoding DHA2 family efflux MFS transporter permease subunit, which encodes MALPVESTFKPVTDRPWAALFALCLGFFMILVDMTIVAVAQPEIKASLDASVTGIVWVTSAYLLTYAVPLLITGRLGDKIGPKIVFQAGLVVFTAASVWCGLSGSIGELIVARGLQGVGAALITPQTMALITRMFPPERRGAAMGVWGTVAGVATAVGPLLGGVLTDSFGWEWIFFVNLPVGVLALVLAQILVPTVETHDHKFDWIGVVLSAIGLSAVVFGIQEGESFDWTAWIWILIGGGLVFLGVFVWWQARTSGEPLVPLSLFRNRNFTLSNVGIASMGFAVSGSMIPIMFFLQLVGGMSPTRSALIMVPMAVMTGVLAPLVGRVLDTVHPSLIIASGLLGYAVATVWLSLVMDPASPVWSMLLPTVLMGVSSAGIWAPLGATATRDLPWHQAGAGAGVYNTTRVVGSVIGASAIGALMTSRLAANLPGADFNHSDTPDVGRLPAMVRGGFADAMGQSVLLGAGILLVGFVCTLFLKRPAHQR
- a CDS encoding AAA family ATPase, with translation MTDFRGVADREVVFADNGVTVIEGENEAGKSTMVEALDLLLTTRANSTKAVVRDVQPAGRDIGSEVFAEISCGEYRFEYFKRFNKSPETALTVLEPAPEQLTGRPAHERVEQILGAALDSTLYRALRLLQSSDPELGDLTDSSALSRALDRAAGEANDETADSPESQELVAAVTKEYLRYFTAAQGRPSGELLHAQNAAATAAAAVAERERLLESVQEAADRLPEVVAEIAEAAAGESRQRVDVSTLAAQVAEADAVGDRLAAAKAVVAREEMAVEAAQAAVRERAGLRARLGQAESEIATTTTAVQDARAAAEVAGQRAAETAEQILVAQRQLDDVRAWIEHAEAAERTAAERRRLADTDATIAEATRLRDEIADATTSVAVLSATPEDAERAAVLDRDVAAARARLEAGAPTVTVTPLAGEVTVDGVGVDAEQTVSGASSTVVESASVRVEVTAGADVRALADDLARLEASAAELVDRCGVAALSEVAGAAARRTDLLRVVREGERALARVLDGRDFDAVTTLRAEIAARIPDTARSAPERADDLGALRVRERELAAAVAEVQRARDAELHRGNEERSKAQAWESSGATARVTALTLRDELATVVETASDVALDETATGAAERLSAAKGAEAKIAAESVRLDAAGVRAKHAEAEAALERTRTRLTHQRKLQAELSTRIEVCRNDGRLDELSDAVAENDAAQAALRRVTERAEGARVLHETLQRKRAESRARYVDPFARRLEELAAPVFGDGVRFSVGDDFQIVSRTLDGVTVDVTALSGGAREQLGLLARLACASLVDEADGVPVILDDALGYTDPKRLASMSSVIGAAGPNAQIIVLTCTPDRYRGVRDATLIAV
- a CDS encoding NAD(P)/FAD-dependent oxidoreductase — encoded protein: MKIVVAGAGYAGTTAANRLARKIDEAQITVVNPSPDFVERVRLHEMIAGSGSATRPLREMLHERIDLVVASIEEIGDGVVTLSTGQDLAFDRLVYAVGSSNEAPQGTYALGGADQAARAHEKLTELGAGATVTVVGGGLTGLEAVSEVATVRPDLSVCIVSEEFGASLSDGARGRVLDVLRSLGVEIVTGRWTPDDDADLVLWAIAGGVHELTATSPLAVDAAGRVAVDEFLRSTSHPNVYAVGDGAAVPGARLSCQAAIPQAAAAADNLVREAKGEAGKPFSMSFVGQNVSLGRANGVIQASHRNDEPTRFWFGGRPAALFKEQVCRATVRWARSGTAVALPGPR
- a CDS encoding TOBE domain-containing protein, coding for MKISARNTVEGTVTEVTTGATTAHVRIDIGGGNVITASITNEAVAELGLRVGAKAYAVVKASDVMVAVD